The following are encoded together in the Mesoterricola sediminis genome:
- a CDS encoding flagellar biosynthetic protein FliR, which translates to MDGVLASPAFWAFSQARILAFMLVLVRLTGLMATLPGFGQGRLPLQVRVTLVVLLALVLAPVVPRPPADVDGMWSLTGVMVTELAAGLIMGLSVAWIVDMAAFAGQLMDTQMGFSFVQFMDPVTARPASISGSLLTQLTLVLLLVAGLHHQMIRAFVESYRILPVGLAVPVDPQLVIARMGMILVRGFQLAFPVLFALFIIDFVAGISGKFMPQLQLITLTFPLKIAVGLAILGVLLREFGPWLGPFLEAAPREALRLLVRHG; encoded by the coding sequence ATGGACGGGGTCCTGGCCAGCCCCGCCTTCTGGGCCTTCTCCCAGGCCCGGATCCTGGCCTTCATGCTCGTCCTCGTGCGGCTCACGGGCCTCATGGCCACCCTCCCCGGCTTCGGGCAGGGCCGCCTCCCCCTGCAGGTCCGCGTCACGCTGGTGGTCCTCCTCGCCCTCGTCCTCGCCCCCGTCGTGCCCCGCCCCCCCGCGGACGTGGACGGCATGTGGTCCCTCACCGGGGTCATGGTGACCGAGCTCGCCGCGGGCCTCATCATGGGCCTCTCCGTGGCGTGGATCGTGGACATGGCCGCCTTCGCGGGCCAGCTCATGGACACCCAGATGGGCTTCTCCTTCGTGCAGTTCATGGACCCCGTCACCGCGCGGCCCGCCTCCATCTCGGGCTCGCTGCTCACCCAGCTGACCCTGGTCCTGCTCCTCGTCGCCGGCCTGCATCACCAGATGATCCGCGCCTTCGTGGAGAGCTACCGCATCCTCCCGGTGGGCCTGGCCGTGCCGGTGGATCCCCAGCTGGTGATCGCCCGGATGGGCATGATCCTCGTCCGGGGCTTCCAGCTGGCCTTCCCCGTCCTCTTCGCCCTCTTCATCATCGACTTCGTGGCGGGCATCTCGGGCAAGTTCATGCCCCAGCTCCAGCTGATCACCCTGACCTTCCCCCTCAAGATCGCCGTCGGCCTCGCGATCCTCGGCGTCCTGCTCCGGGAGTTCGGTCCCTGGCTGGGGCCCTTCCTGGAGGCCGCCCCCCGCGAGGCGCTGCGGCTGCTGGTGAGACATGGCTGA